From the genome of Nocardia sp. NBC_01503, one region includes:
- a CDS encoding bifunctional serine/threonine-protein kinase/ABC transporter substrate-binding protein, which yields MKAASSALPRSQGRAGQSSRVKPANILLTRPPLRPAPARSRCRAGTTAGHERRILLTDFGIGRLRDDSAQLTRTGTLAATLAYASPEQLSGDPLDQRSDQYSLACTFFRLLTGSTPYQSHTAAGVIAGHLQHPVPRVTDRRPDLPTGLDEVFARALAKRPEQRYDSCRAFSDAAAQALSAVDDTVRLSVAAVSSTDPQWHTPNRPPSDPAASTQLMEASAAAAGMSNGSPATAVLPALADPTPPDMPVPSNDSMSRTPSKRGRWITAGAATLVVTVAAAAGIIWATNDSGASGTQLSPANAGSAAAVYPGFVPLTRIDQDGKQIVSPASVLDPANDGRLYCKPVSIAAILPLSGQNVALGHTVIGEVRLAVSQFLEGGNNACPVTVREFDTAGDQATAAQAAEKIAADDSIVAVIGPTFSGEVIAAGRTLDDAGLPFLTPGATNPVLAQTGWSGFFRGLANDNVQGPALGRYLTGTAGHSRVCVVRDNNGGYGGTLADAVTDALRTPACEVTVEPDGDPAQAVRTIAAAHPDAVYYSGYAATAATLLTTLRSAGVTAPFVLGDGSYDPSFRNAAGAAAAGTLVACPCGPASVRFLTDYRAATGTAPTAHAAEAYDLTAIVLRGIVSGHATRAELRAYLHNYHGDGLAHSYAWTSTSELAAPSIWLYRVS from the coding sequence ATGAAGGCGGCGAGTTCGGCATTGCCGAGGAGCCAGGGCCGGGCCGGGCAAAGCTCAAGGGTGAAGCCCGCCAATATCCTGCTCACCCGCCCCCCACTCCGGCCTGCACCGGCGCGGTCGAGGTGCCGAGCGGGCACCACCGCCGGGCATGAGCGGCGAATCCTGTTGACGGACTTCGGTATCGGGCGGCTGCGCGATGATTCGGCGCAGTTGACACGCACCGGGACGCTCGCCGCGACCTTGGCCTACGCCTCGCCCGAACAGCTGTCCGGCGATCCGCTCGACCAGCGTTCGGACCAGTATTCACTGGCGTGCACCTTCTTTCGGCTGCTCACCGGGTCGACGCCGTATCAGTCGCACACCGCCGCGGGCGTGATCGCGGGCCATCTGCAACATCCGGTGCCCCGGGTGACCGACCGCCGACCGGACCTGCCCACCGGACTGGATGAGGTGTTCGCGCGCGCTCTGGCCAAACGACCCGAACAACGCTACGACTCCTGCCGCGCCTTCTCCGATGCTGCGGCACAGGCATTATCGGCCGTCGACGACACCGTCCGGCTGTCCGTCGCCGCGGTCTCGTCGACCGACCCGCAGTGGCATACGCCGAACCGCCCGCCGAGCGATCCGGCGGCATCGACCCAATTGATGGAGGCGTCGGCGGCGGCCGCGGGAATGTCGAACGGTTCGCCCGCCACGGCGGTGCTACCCGCGCTCGCCGATCCCACACCGCCGGATATGCCAGTGCCCTCGAATGATTCGATGTCGCGGACGCCGTCCAAGCGCGGGCGCTGGATCACCGCCGGGGCCGCGACGCTGGTCGTGACGGTCGCGGCTGCCGCCGGAATCATCTGGGCGACAAACGATTCCGGCGCATCGGGCACACAGCTGTCCCCCGCGAACGCGGGCAGTGCCGCCGCCGTCTATCCCGGATTCGTGCCGCTGACCCGCATCGATCAGGATGGGAAGCAGATCGTCTCCCCCGCTTCGGTACTGGATCCCGCGAATGACGGTCGGCTGTACTGCAAACCGGTGTCGATCGCGGCGATACTGCCGCTCTCGGGGCAGAACGTCGCACTGGGCCACACCGTGATCGGCGAAGTTCGACTGGCGGTCTCCCAATTCCTCGAGGGCGGCAACAATGCCTGCCCGGTCACGGTGCGCGAGTTCGATACCGCGGGCGATCAGGCGACCGCGGCGCAGGCCGCCGAGAAGATCGCGGCCGATGATTCCATCGTCGCGGTCATCGGGCCGACGTTCTCCGGGGAGGTGATCGCGGCGGGCCGAACCCTCGACGATGCCGGACTGCCCTTCCTCACCCCCGGTGCGACGAATCCCGTACTGGCGCAGACGGGTTGGTCCGGCTTCTTTCGCGGGCTGGCCAATGACAATGTTCAGGGGCCGGCTCTCGGCCGGTATCTCACCGGCACCGCGGGCCATTCGCGCGTCTGCGTGGTGCGCGACAACAACGGCGGTTACGGCGGCACGCTGGCAGACGCGGTCACCGATGCCTTGCGCACCCCGGCATGCGAAGTCACCGTGGAGCCGGACGGCGATCCGGCCCAGGCGGTGCGGACCATCGCCGCCGCACATCCGGACGCCGTCTATTACTCCGGTTATGCGGCGACCGCCGCGACCCTGCTGACCACGCTCCGCAGCGCCGGTGTGACAGCGCCTTTCGTGCTCGGCGACGGCAGTTACGATCCTTCGTTCCGCAATGCGGCCGGTGCCGCCGCGGCGGGCACCCTGGTCGCTTGCCCCTGCGGCCCGGCCTCCGTCCGCTTCCTCACCGACTACCGCGCCGCCACCGGCACGGCACCGACCGCGCACGCCGCCGAAGCCTACGATCTGACCGCGATCGTCCTGCGCGGCATTGTCTCGGGCCACGCCACCCGCGCGGAGCTGCGCGCCTACCTGCACAACTATCACGGTGACGGTCTGGCCCACTCCTACGCCTGGACCTCCACCAGCGAGCTCGCCGCCCCGAGTATCTGGCTCTACCGGGTCAGCTGA
- a CDS encoding transcriptional regulator codes for MSTVAQGSPWVAVRPDDDVTRLAERVSLAHRSFLEGVDRLPVIRPDGRSVRSVVLDSWRRSRSIGVDPDGFGGAVDLEGLELQRYRAAHPTASIRPVVRKLLVEDAADAGLLVAISDARGRLLWVEGDPKVKDRAVGMNFVEGSDWSEERVGTNAPGTALALDHSVQIFGAEHFSRAVHEFSCTAAPVHDPLSGRTIGAIDITGGPRVAGPEVLSLIRATVLAVESELRLGLLGAPARNDSPTAHLQVLGPGRPVLIRDGERIRLSQRHAEILLLLADHPEGLSADHLAMLLDESELDPVTVRAELSRVRKLVGANGFGSRPYRLLMAVETDVTRVRRALARGDAAAALCEYPGPILPRSLAPGIAELRAELHGRLRAALLAAGDRRLLARWTSSVDGRDDIAAWTAYLGSLDRNSSMYAQVEAQLSLLDRKLGI; via the coding sequence TTGAGCACTGTCGCACAGGGCAGCCCATGGGTTGCGGTTCGGCCGGATGACGATGTCACGCGGCTGGCGGAGCGGGTTTCGCTGGCGCACAGATCGTTTCTCGAGGGTGTGGATCGGCTGCCCGTGATCCGGCCGGATGGTCGATCGGTGCGCTCGGTGGTGCTGGATTCGTGGCGGCGCAGCCGCAGCATCGGGGTCGATCCGGACGGCTTCGGCGGGGCCGTCGACCTCGAGGGCCTGGAACTACAGCGGTATCGGGCCGCGCATCCGACCGCCTCGATTCGGCCGGTGGTGCGCAAACTGCTGGTGGAGGATGCGGCCGATGCCGGACTACTGGTGGCCATCAGTGATGCGCGCGGGCGACTGCTGTGGGTGGAGGGCGATCCCAAGGTCAAGGATCGCGCGGTGGGGATGAATTTCGTGGAGGGGTCGGATTGGAGTGAGGAGCGGGTGGGGACCAATGCGCCCGGAACGGCGCTGGCGCTGGATCACTCCGTACAGATATTCGGGGCCGAGCATTTCAGCCGGGCCGTGCACGAGTTCAGCTGTACCGCCGCACCGGTGCATGATCCATTGAGCGGCAGGACGATCGGTGCCATCGATATCACCGGTGGACCGCGTGTCGCGGGGCCGGAGGTGCTGTCGCTGATCCGGGCGACGGTGCTGGCGGTGGAGTCGGAGCTACGACTGGGCCTGCTCGGTGCGCCTGCTCGGAACGATTCGCCGACAGCGCATTTGCAGGTGCTGGGCCCGGGGCGACCGGTGCTGATCCGCGACGGTGAGCGAATTCGGCTGTCGCAGCGGCACGCCGAGATTCTGCTGCTGCTGGCCGATCATCCGGAGGGCTTGAGCGCGGACCATCTGGCCATGCTGCTCGATGAATCCGAACTCGATCCGGTGACCGTCCGGGCGGAGTTGTCCCGTGTGCGAAAGCTGGTGGGTGCGAACGGTTTCGGCTCCCGGCCGTACCGGCTGCTGATGGCGGTGGAGACCGATGTCACCCGGGTGCGGCGCGCGCTCGCCCGGGGTGATGCCGCCGCAGCGCTGTGCGAGTACCCCGGGCCTATCCTGCCGCGCTCGCTCGCGCCGGGCATTGCCGAACTGCGCGCCGAACTACACGGTCGATTGCGTGCGGCCCTGCTCGCGGCGGGTGACCGTCGACTGCTCGCGCGCTGGACCAGTTCGGTGGACGGCCGCGACGATATCGCCGCCTGGACCGCGTATCTCGGTTCCCTGGATCGCAATTCGTCAATGTATGCCCAGGTGGAGGCGCAACTATCGCTACTCGATCGCAAGCTGGGCATCTGA